From Bacillus sp. FSL K6-3431, the proteins below share one genomic window:
- a CDS encoding transposase, whose product MYPRLQPASRHDSVSLAARALEFSQRTTLGTIGKMLLDAAHDAEPIYELLDHYQIEPFIDLNVRTKKNFSTESDIQISPEGIPICPTGLKVKSNGFDKSQNRQKWRCPLAIGTKNICENPCSTAKYGRTFYTFRKDNLRLFTKTPRETDKWKLIYNRRTSVERSNKREKIDYHLESGRHRSTKMWYIRTYAIMMCQHIDAWYAHKRVELSFFNGHIFSSMA is encoded by the coding sequence TTGTATCCAAGACTTCAACCTGCTTCGAGGCATGATTCTGTCAGTCTTGCTGCCAGAGCTCTTGAATTTTCGCAACGTACTACCTTGGGCACAATTGGCAAAATGCTCTTGGATGCTGCACACGATGCCGAACCTATTTACGAGTTGCTAGATCACTATCAGATCGAGCCTTTCATCGATTTAAATGTCCGAACCAAGAAAAACTTTAGCACAGAAAGTGATATCCAAATCTCTCCCGAAGGGATCCCCATTTGCCCCACTGGCTTGAAAGTGAAATCAAATGGATTCGACAAATCTCAAAACAGGCAAAAATGGCGGTGTCCGCTGGCTATTGGTACAAAAAACATTTGTGAAAATCCTTGTTCTACAGCCAAGTACGGAAGAACGTTTTATACGTTTAGGAAGGATAACCTTAGACTCTTTACCAAGACGCCCAGAGAAACTGATAAATGGAAGCTCATTTATAACCGGCGAACATCTGTAGAACGTTCCAACAAGCGTGAAAAGATCGATTATCACTTGGAATCCGGACGGCATCGGTCTACAAAAATGTGGTACATAAGGACATATGCCATCATGATGTGCCAACACATTGACGCTTGGTATGCTCATAAAAGAGTTGAACTATCGTTCTTTAACGGTCATATTTTCTCTTCAATGGCTTAA
- a CDS encoding GntR family transcriptional regulator — translation MLNNDTAYPLYAQIADQLRLNIQTEKWKESQRIPTEMELCEHYHVSRITVRKAIDELVRENLLYRERAKGTFVKAMTPNKDEYATIVKGFTQELQEQGKNATTVFAEVEHSHADQKVAKFLNIKVGEEILILKRVRGDGNDVFAYFKTYLAYKKEYSLKSRDYYDSFYDYLRRLGIVVNQEREYIEAVSATKELKKVLKVKDTDPILKRVRFTSQKNKNFYEYTECFYVGSKYRYYLDFDT, via the coding sequence ATGCTTAATAACGATACAGCCTATCCACTCTATGCGCAAATAGCTGATCAATTACGTTTAAATATTCAAACGGAAAAATGGAAAGAAAGCCAACGCATTCCTACCGAAATGGAACTGTGTGAACATTACCATGTTAGCCGAATTACTGTCAGAAAAGCTATCGATGAATTGGTGCGAGAAAACTTATTATATCGCGAACGTGCAAAGGGAACATTTGTAAAAGCAATGACACCAAACAAAGACGAATATGCGACAATTGTCAAAGGGTTTACGCAAGAATTACAAGAACAGGGAAAAAATGCGACGACCGTTTTTGCGGAGGTCGAACATTCACATGCCGATCAAAAAGTGGCAAAGTTTCTCAATATCAAAGTAGGAGAAGAGATATTGATTCTTAAACGAGTTCGTGGTGATGGAAATGATGTTTTTGCATATTTTAAAACGTATCTAGCATATAAAAAAGAATATTCCTTAAAATCTAGGGATTATTACGACTCCTTTTATGACTATCTACGTCGTTTAGGTATTGTTGTCAACCAAGAAAGAGAGTATATTGAAGCAGTCTCTGCAACAAAAGAACTGAAAAAGGTACTAAAAGTAAAAGATACTGATCCAATTCTTAAACGAGTGCGCTTTACTTCTCAAAAAAACAAAAATTTCTATGAATACACAGAGTGCTTTTATGTCGGAAGTAAGTACCGCTATTATTTAGACTTTGACACTTAA
- a CDS encoding AraC family transcriptional regulator, whose amino-acid sequence MVNIRTSSAIANHEPGWRIEHQHSAVEISVVFEGKGMFFAENQSKEIQEGSVVLVRKNVDHCFQAITPIRFGVLMIDYLPEGTTQFFEQLITTNRTKIISISPYELHQYLSLFKNWLRTISQPFLKEKNLLIKNWIEILLLNLLQNAHMGDKVFSVSQAADFIRNHLEQDIVMNNLAEQTGLSESTFRRYFKEEYGISPKQFQQQYRMAEAKWLLRSSEKFFQEIGENVGFSSVHSFSSWFKKYEGLNPSEWRKQQQIGSN is encoded by the coding sequence ATGGTAAACATAAGAACGAGTAGTGCCATTGCCAATCACGAACCTGGTTGGAGAATCGAACATCAGCACAGTGCTGTAGAAATTTCAGTTGTATTTGAAGGCAAAGGTATGTTTTTTGCGGAGAATCAATCTAAAGAGATACAAGAAGGAAGCGTTGTCCTAGTACGAAAGAATGTCGACCATTGTTTTCAAGCAATCACTCCTATTCGTTTTGGTGTTTTAATGATTGATTATTTACCCGAAGGAACGACACAATTCTTCGAACAATTAATCACTACGAATCGGACCAAAATTATTTCAATTTCACCTTATGAACTCCATCAGTATTTATCGCTATTTAAAAACTGGTTAAGGACCATTTCTCAACCTTTTTTAAAAGAAAAAAATCTTCTTATAAAGAATTGGATAGAAATTTTACTATTAAATCTATTACAAAATGCTCATATGGGAGACAAAGTATTTTCCGTTTCACAGGCGGCGGATTTTATAAGAAATCATCTTGAACAAGATATTGTGATGAACAACCTCGCAGAACAAACTGGATTGTCAGAATCAACATTTAGAAGATATTTTAAAGAAGAATACGGTATCTCACCGAAACAATTTCAACAGCAATATAGAATGGCCGAGGCTAAATGGCTTCTCCGTTCTTCGGAAAAGTTCTTCCAGGAAATTGGAGAAAATGTCGGCTTTTCTTCTGTACACTCTTTCTCTTCCTGGTTTAAAAAATACGAAGGATTGAACCCTTCTGAATGGAGAAAGCAGCAACAAATCGGTTCAAACTAA
- a CDS encoding GNAT family N-acetyltransferase — MNVPESEIDLVNVKFSKRTLRIIKLAELEAEKTSSIVYPVHLLLGSLLEKTGVCAELYFNYPHLVGILMERIEKIHFNSEVQGIQCHPFSSNVSLTIIKVLENANKRMTQFRQVYINEGLLIKAIFDIKDPMTDSLLKGLNVTRLLEVISSPRDMAVAMKNYSFPEITTNEVIYRKAEISDAISLLLFVEKEFGNRWVDAIKNGFQEENIPIYIAIANGMIVGFACFDVVRRKKGLFGPMGTSLSNRLQGIGYALLHYCLYDMKGKGYEYTIIGEAGPLEFYEKSCNAVIIPLSLGIPN, encoded by the coding sequence ATGAATGTGCCTGAATCGGAAATTGATTTGGTTAATGTGAAATTTTCCAAACGCACTTTAAGAATAATTAAATTAGCAGAATTAGAAGCGGAAAAAACGAGCTCAATTGTCTATCCAGTTCATTTATTACTAGGATCATTACTGGAGAAAACAGGGGTATGCGCAGAACTATACTTTAATTATCCACATCTTGTTGGTATTTTAATGGAGAGAATCGAAAAAATACATTTCAATAGTGAAGTACAAGGCATTCAATGTCATCCGTTTAGCTCGAATGTTTCTTTGACAATTATCAAAGTGTTAGAAAATGCCAATAAGCGAATGACACAATTCAGACAGGTTTATATCAATGAAGGATTATTAATCAAAGCAATTTTTGATATAAAAGATCCTATGACAGATTCACTATTAAAAGGTCTGAATGTAACACGACTGCTTGAAGTCATATCTTCACCAAGGGATATGGCAGTCGCAATGAAGAATTACTCTTTTCCGGAGATCACTACAAATGAAGTGATTTATAGAAAAGCAGAAATAAGTGATGCAATTTCACTATTGCTTTTTGTAGAAAAAGAATTTGGAAATAGATGGGTCGATGCTATTAAAAATGGATTTCAGGAAGAAAATATCCCCATTTATATAGCTATCGCTAATGGAATGATTGTAGGATTTGCTTGCTTTGATGTAGTCAGAAGAAAAAAAGGCTTATTTGGACCTATGGGTACATCACTTTCCAATCGTCTTCAAGGAATTGGCTACGCTTTGCTTCATTATTGTTTATATGATATGAAAGGAAAGGGCTATGAGTATACAATTATAGGAGAAGCTGGACCCCTTGAATTTTATGAAAAGTCCTGTAATGCGGTTATTATTCCTTTATCATTAGGTATTCCTAATTGA
- a CDS encoding phytanoyl-CoA dioxygenase family protein, protein MKVQMGKHELEMNSEYLTELRSSNDILDDSDALRKRLNEDGYLLIRNFHDRKKVLEARYNILEKLQQMGRLDPNAPLEAGVIGPEGKGAAFMGFSEKLTKEIPDVVELSESDRVMKFFDRLLGGESLTYDFKWPRAVSNGGNTGAHYDNVYMGRGTRDLYTCWTPLGDVSLEMGPLVVCLGSQNFEKVKNTYGEMDVDRDNVEGGGWLSDDPYEIVEKFGGKWATTSFNAGDAIIFGMFFLHGSLNNTTNQYRLSMDTRYQLKSEPVDERWFGKDAKGHYAWGKDKGKTISEARKEWGI, encoded by the coding sequence ATGAAAGTCCAAATGGGAAAACATGAATTAGAGATGAACAGTGAATATTTAACAGAATTGCGTAGCTCAAATGACATTCTTGATGATTCGGATGCCTTAAGAAAGCGATTAAACGAAGATGGATACTTGCTCATTCGTAATTTTCATGATCGAAAAAAAGTTCTAGAGGCCCGCTATAATATTCTAGAGAAATTACAGCAAATGGGAAGACTGGATCCTAATGCCCCGTTAGAAGCAGGAGTGATAGGTCCGGAAGGAAAAGGAGCCGCTTTTATGGGGTTTTCCGAAAAATTGACAAAAGAAATTCCAGATGTAGTGGAGTTAAGTGAAAGTGATAGAGTAATGAAATTCTTTGATCGATTACTTGGTGGCGAGTCTCTTACTTATGATTTTAAATGGCCTCGTGCTGTGTCTAATGGAGGTAATACAGGAGCCCACTATGACAACGTATATATGGGACGTGGTACAAGGGATTTATACACATGTTGGACACCATTAGGTGATGTTTCGTTAGAAATGGGGCCACTCGTTGTGTGCCTAGGATCACAGAATTTTGAAAAAGTGAAAAATACGTATGGGGAAATGGATGTTGACCGTGATAATGTAGAAGGCGGCGGTTGGTTATCGGATGATCCTTATGAAATTGTTGAAAAATTTGGCGGAAAGTGGGCAACGACTTCTTTTAATGCAGGAGATGCTATCATATTCGGGATGTTTTTCTTACATGGATCGTTGAATAACACGACGAATCAATATCGATTGAGTATGGACACCCGTTATCAATTAAAAAGTGAGCCTGTTGATGAAAGATGGTTTGGAAAAGATGCTAAAGGTCACTATGCATGGGGGAAAGACAAAGGCAAAACGATTTCTGAAGCAAGAAAAGAGTGGGGAATATAA
- a CDS encoding class I mannose-6-phosphate isomerase, producing the protein MYNFRPEIKIENVSKACYGYSEVNAELKNKIDALQSNVITIECYPTMNEEELINKLIAPLNPTLLIDASELFYDVKKINNMIERNMTDDRVFGLMSHHSFSDFIDRQQAHALEQKILLALNNGERVVIYGVGASLVYPTDLLIYADLARWEVQTRYRSGKYSNWQADNAGEDSLRMIKRGYFFEWRVADKLKKEIFNKIDYFLDTHIEGEPKLIDGKSYQAAMSQIAKQPFSLVPFFDPGIWGGHWMQEKFNFRQDDVNLAWSFNGVPEENSLILNFDEVKMEVPANNLVFSHPLALLGERVYGRFGAEFPIRFNFLDTIGGSNLSLQVHPKTDYVQEVFGANYTQDESYYILEAHDHAKIYLGLKNGVSKEQLMTELNKAANGEGSFPDEELIYQQEVKKHDHYSIPGGTIHSSGADSVVLEISSTPNRFTFKLWDWDRVDLDGLPRPVHLNHGEPNIDITRDEDWVKKELVNPFEIINEGPGWREERTGLHESEFIETRRHTFSVPVLHESHGSVNVFNLVEGEEAIVESVNDSFAPFIVHYAQTFIIPEQIQAYKISPYGKSSGKTIMTIKAFVR; encoded by the coding sequence ATGTATAACTTTCGTCCTGAAATAAAGATAGAAAATGTATCTAAGGCTTGTTATGGTTATTCAGAAGTTAATGCAGAGTTAAAAAATAAGATCGATGCGTTACAATCTAATGTTATAACAATAGAATGTTATCCGACAATGAATGAAGAAGAATTGATTAATAAGTTGATTGCTCCTTTAAATCCAACCTTATTGATAGATGCGAGTGAATTATTTTATGATGTCAAAAAGATTAATAATATGATTGAAAGAAATATGACAGATGATCGTGTTTTCGGTTTAATGAGTCATCATTCATTCAGTGATTTCATCGATAGACAACAGGCGCATGCTTTGGAGCAGAAAATTTTACTGGCACTTAATAATGGTGAGCGAGTGGTCATATATGGTGTGGGTGCTAGTTTAGTATATCCAACAGACCTATTGATCTATGCGGATTTAGCAAGATGGGAAGTACAAACAAGATATCGTTCAGGAAAATATAGCAATTGGCAGGCAGATAATGCTGGTGAGGATTCTTTACGAATGATTAAAAGAGGATATTTCTTTGAGTGGCGTGTAGCTGATAAATTAAAAAAAGAAATATTTAACAAAATTGATTACTTTTTAGATACTCACATAGAAGGAGAGCCAAAGTTAATCGATGGTAAAAGTTATCAAGCGGCAATGAGCCAAATTGCTAAACAGCCCTTTTCTTTGGTGCCATTCTTTGATCCTGGTATTTGGGGTGGCCATTGGATGCAGGAAAAATTTAATTTTCGTCAAGATGATGTCAATTTAGCTTGGAGTTTTAATGGAGTGCCAGAAGAGAACAGTTTAATTTTAAATTTTGATGAAGTAAAAATGGAAGTGCCAGCTAATAATCTTGTATTTAGTCATCCGCTTGCTTTGTTAGGTGAAAGAGTCTATGGACGTTTTGGAGCAGAGTTTCCGATCAGATTTAATTTCCTAGATACAATTGGTGGCTCAAATTTAAGTTTACAAGTTCATCCAAAGACGGATTATGTTCAAGAAGTATTTGGGGCAAATTATACGCAAGATGAAAGTTATTACATACTAGAAGCACATGATCATGCGAAAATTTATTTAGGTCTGAAAAATGGTGTCAGTAAAGAACAGTTAATGACTGAATTAAACAAAGCAGCAAATGGGGAAGGTTCTTTTCCAGATGAAGAATTGATTTACCAACAAGAAGTAAAAAAACATGATCATTATTCGATTCCAGGTGGAACGATCCATTCAAGTGGTGCCGATTCAGTCGTTTTAGAAATCAGCTCTACACCAAATCGCTTTACATTTAAACTATGGGATTGGGATCGGGTCGATTTAGATGGATTGCCAAGGCCAGTCCATTTAAATCATGGTGAACCGAATATTGATATTACAAGGGATGAGGACTGGGTAAAAAAAGAATTGGTCAATCCTTTTGAAATCATTAATGAAGGTCCAGGTTGGCGAGAAGAACGAACTGGGTTGCATGAATCCGAGTTTATTGAAACAAGACGTCATACATTTTCCGTACCAGTCTTACATGAAAGTCACGGGAGTGTGAACGTATTTAATCTTGTTGAAGGGGAAGAAGCGATTGTTGAAAGTGTGAACGATTCATTCGCACCTTTTATCGTTCACTATGCTCAAACCTTTATTATCCCTGAGCAGATACAAGCATATAAAATTAGCCCTTATGGAAAAAGTAGCGGTAAGACCATTATGACCATTAAAGCATTTGTACGTTAA
- the murA gene encoding UDP-N-acetylglucosamine 1-carboxyvinyltransferase: MKSQLENQTKTKIKVNGRFPLQGTVDVDGAKNAVLPLIAAACLATDGVTTLENVPAISDVHAMTSIMDKIGVLNNLENTILRIESNTIKSEHIPQHLAAPLRQSILFLGVLVTTLGEAKVALPGGDKIGGNRPIDFHIDALNAFGVDISIDDGVIYAKAKKLPLTGGRITFRYPSFGATITALISATLAEGVTVIENAAMEPEIFDLINMLNKMGAKINGSGTNRLTVEGVQKLIGVMHKVIPDRIEAGTLLTAMAMTNGSGTIKGFIPGHNQPLLNLCRNIGLELSMIGNDSICIKKTDALLPFNVTTGSFPSVSSDLQPLLTSMATQCKGESIITDSVYNDRFNHIPELLRMGANIQVKGRSIHILGGEILKGSTVTGKDLRATSSLICAGLAATGSTFVYGLEHLHRGHGNLVKKLLSLGASIRYE; encoded by the coding sequence ATGAAGTCCCAATTGGAAAATCAAACAAAAACAAAGATCAAAGTGAATGGTAGGTTCCCATTGCAAGGAACTGTTGATGTAGATGGGGCAAAAAATGCGGTACTTCCTTTGATTGCTGCCGCATGTTTAGCAACAGATGGTGTCACAACCTTAGAAAATGTTCCCGCTATATCGGATGTACATGCTATGACAAGTATTATGGATAAGATAGGTGTATTGAACAATCTGGAAAATACTATTCTCCGGATTGAAAGCAATACTATTAAATCGGAACATATCCCACAGCATTTAGCTGCTCCATTACGCCAATCTATTCTTTTCTTAGGCGTTCTAGTTACAACATTAGGTGAAGCTAAAGTGGCTCTTCCGGGAGGAGATAAAATCGGTGGAAATCGTCCCATTGATTTTCACATTGATGCCTTAAATGCATTTGGGGTTGATATATCCATAGATGATGGTGTTATTTATGCTAAAGCAAAAAAGCTACCGTTAACTGGTGGTCGTATAACGTTTCGTTATCCAAGTTTTGGAGCAACAATAACGGCATTAATTTCGGCTACCTTAGCCGAGGGAGTAACTGTAATAGAAAATGCTGCAATGGAACCAGAGATTTTCGATTTGATTAACATGCTAAATAAGATGGGAGCAAAAATAAATGGTTCTGGGACCAATAGATTAACAGTGGAAGGTGTTCAAAAGTTAATTGGTGTAATGCATAAAGTCATTCCAGACCGTATTGAAGCAGGAACACTACTTACCGCAATGGCGATGACAAATGGATCGGGCACCATTAAAGGGTTTATTCCTGGTCATAATCAACCACTACTTAATTTATGCCGCAATATAGGGTTGGAATTATCTATGATTGGCAATGATTCTATTTGTATAAAGAAAACAGATGCCCTACTTCCTTTTAATGTTACTACTGGGTCATTTCCAAGCGTATCTAGTGATTTGCAGCCTCTTCTTACTAGTATGGCAACACAATGTAAAGGTGAATCTATCATTACCGATTCTGTTTATAACGATAGATTTAACCATATTCCTGAACTGCTTAGAATGGGGGCAAACATTCAAGTGAAAGGGCGTTCTATTCATATTCTAGGTGGAGAAATCTTGAAAGGTTCTACAGTTACAGGGAAAGACCTCCGTGCCACAAGCAGTCTTATTTGTGCTGGATTAGCTGCTACAGGAAGTACTTTTGTATACGGGTTAGAACATTTACATCGTGGACATGGGAACTTAGTAAAAAAATTACTTAGTCTAGGTGCATCTATTAGGTACGAGTAA
- a CDS encoding histidine phosphatase family protein, producing MRQEEVDVIISSPYYRAIQTIEEIANDRNLEIQLFEELKERSIKDRLPEEKILQVIKKSFDDKDYCLPGEETTRQAQERAIPVMKHLLNEYKGKNIVIGTHGNIMTIIMNYFDQQYGYAFWKSTTKPDIYKLSFFEKNLNNVM from the coding sequence ATAAGACAAGAAGAAGTGGATGTAATCATTTCAAGTCCATACTACAGAGCAATTCAAACCATTGAGGAAATTGCTAACGATAGAAATTTAGAAATTCAACTTTTTGAGGAACTAAAGGAAAGATCAATAAAAGATAGACTCCCAGAAGAAAAAATATTACAAGTTATAAAAAAATCCTTTGATGACAAAGATTATTGTTTACCAGGTGAAGAAACTACGAGGCAGGCTCAAGAACGAGCAATTCCAGTTATGAAACATCTATTAAATGAATATAAAGGAAAAAACATCGTTATCGGCACTCATGGAAATATTATGACAATAATAATGAATTATTTTGATCAACAATATGGATATGCTTTTTGGAAAAGCACGACTAAACCAGATATATACAAGTTAAGCTTTTTTGAAAAGAATCTTAATAATGTAATGTGA
- a CDS encoding ROK family protein, whose product MLFKQYYLCLDVGGTEIKVNILNKAKHPFYTGNICYHSKARQDQHSILQHFKTIITEHLQIMNENGAELLGIGIAFPGPFDYENGISLIRGIRKYDAIYQVNLKELMIQWIVTLGFKATTPIIFENDATSFATGEYYYGVANGQNKGMFITLGTGCGSTFIENNRMVKNKYGLNQDGMVFDTPFLTGTIDEYLSAKGLMEIAKANNVTNVDGYHLFVAAENGNVIVQRIFSQFGTQIAQGLRPFILSFAPDILVFGGQISHSLKWMIDSMQEELTRGGVRLPLICNSLDTSLATLTGLVQTLENDHKI is encoded by the coding sequence TTGTTGTTCAAACAATACTACCTATGCTTAGATGTCGGCGGTACTGAAATCAAGGTCAATATATTAAATAAGGCAAAACATCCTTTTTATACAGGAAATATTTGTTATCATTCCAAAGCCAGGCAGGATCAACATAGCATCCTCCAACATTTTAAAACTATCATAACGGAACACCTCCAAATCATGAATGAGAATGGTGCTGAATTATTAGGGATTGGCATTGCTTTCCCTGGTCCTTTTGATTACGAAAATGGAATCAGTTTGATACGAGGAATTAGGAAGTATGATGCTATTTATCAAGTCAATTTAAAAGAATTGATGATTCAGTGGATCGTTACGTTAGGTTTTAAAGCTACAACACCAATAATCTTTGAAAATGATGCGACTAGTTTTGCTACAGGAGAATATTATTACGGAGTAGCAAATGGGCAGAATAAAGGGATGTTCATCACATTAGGTACTGGGTGTGGCTCTACATTTATTGAGAATAATCGAATGGTCAAAAATAAGTATGGATTAAATCAAGATGGAATGGTCTTTGATACCCCTTTTTTAACTGGAACCATTGATGAATATCTGTCAGCAAAGGGATTAATGGAAATTGCCAAAGCAAATAATGTAACGAATGTAGATGGCTATCACCTCTTTGTAGCTGCTGAAAATGGGAATGTGATAGTACAACGGATTTTTAGCCAATTTGGGACACAAATAGCGCAAGGACTTCGTCCATTTATTCTGTCTTTTGCCCCAGATATATTAGTGTTTGGTGGTCAAATCAGTCACAGTTTAAAATGGATGATTGATAGTATGCAGGAGGAGCTAACAAGAGGTGGCGTACGATTGCCCCTCATTTGTAACTCGCTTGATACTAGTTTAGCAACGTTAACAGGTTTGGTTCAAACGTTAGAAAATGATCATAAAATATAG
- a CDS encoding class I SAM-dependent methyltransferase — MNRIELIRKEEKKYHDSCYENYKLFEEGSWLHKPVKTVIDLIPLFMGKDNLKILDLGSGVGRNSIPLAEAVKEKGGKVICVDLLDSALQKLIKYSEKFNVKEVIQAEKADIGNYDIKPKYFDLIVAVSSLEHVQSELIFEKVVQQMAEGTKYNGINCIIVNSEVEEIDLANDKKLDALMEINISTHAMISKLKKLYNDWELLDVRVKPLKYNIVRDQRSILLKSNAITYIVRNNNL; from the coding sequence ATGAACAGAATCGAATTAATCAGAAAAGAAGAAAAGAAATATCATGACTCTTGTTATGAGAATTACAAACTATTTGAGGAGGGGTCGTGGCTACATAAGCCTGTGAAAACGGTAATAGATTTAATTCCGTTGTTTATGGGAAAAGACAATCTTAAAATCCTTGATTTAGGTTCTGGAGTAGGGAGAAATAGTATCCCGTTAGCTGAAGCAGTAAAAGAAAAAGGCGGTAAAGTCATCTGTGTTGATTTATTGGACTCGGCTTTACAAAAATTAATCAAATACAGTGAAAAATTTAATGTAAAAGAAGTAATCCAAGCAGAAAAAGCTGATATTGGAAACTACGATATAAAGCCTAAGTACTTCGATTTGATTGTCGCGGTTTCCAGTCTAGAACATGTTCAATCAGAACTAATATTTGAAAAAGTTGTTCAACAAATGGCAGAAGGAACAAAGTATAATGGCATAAACTGTATCATTGTAAACTCTGAAGTGGAAGAAATAGATTTGGCTAACGATAAAAAATTAGATGCTTTGATGGAGATAAACATTTCAACACATGCTATGATCAGTAAATTAAAGAAATTATATAATGATTGGGAATTATTGGATGTTAGAGTCAAACCATTAAAATATAATATTGTTCGAGATCAAAGGTCTATTTTATTAAAATCGAATGCTATTACATATATAGTAAGAAATAATAATCTATAA